The Argiope bruennichi chromosome 9, qqArgBrue1.1, whole genome shotgun sequence genome contains a region encoding:
- the LOC129984657 gene encoding ceramide-1-phosphate transfer protein-like, whose translation MDDVEVCSKVNGGKSVGNSPDQFDIQLLYNSLEKCCAESNALNMEYYLIAFKELYRFFTLLGSVFGFVASDIISKVNILEEYKHSEVSDQYATIQSMIEYECCNGITADTSRPSGSRTLLRLHRSLEFVMSFMSDFSTADSTAKSSTIAQKCYNETLSKYHPWLIRKGATIAMYTLPARQQFIERVYGGPCDDATIQYYGKIMGDIASVCKKIYDETHKLFEANDLLNLP comes from the exons atggaTGATGTGGAAGTGTGTAGTAAAGTGAATGGGGGAAAATCTGTTGGAAATTCGCCGGATCAGTTTGACATACAACTTTTATACAATTCTTTGGAAAAGTGTTGTGCAGAAAGTAATGCCTTGAATATGGAATACTATCTAATAGCTTTCAAAGAATTATACAG GTTTTTTACTCTTCTTGGCTCTGTATTTGGGTTTGTGGCATCAGATATCATCAGTAAAGTTAATATTCTAGAAGAATATAAGCACTCTGAAGTCAGTGACCAATATGCAACCATTCAATCAATGATTGAATATGAATGTTGCAATGGAATCACTGCAGACACAAGCCGACCTTCTGGCTCTCGAACATTGTTGAGACTCCATCGATCTTTGGAGTTTGTCATGTCATTTATGAGCGACTTCAGTACTGCTGATTCTACTGCTAAAAGCTCAacaatagctcaaaaatgctACAATGAGACATTATCAAAATACCATCCATGGCTTATTCGAAAAGGTGCTACCATTGCAATGTACACGCTTCCTGCTAGGCAGCAGTTTATTGAACGAGTATATGGAGGCCCTTGTGATGATGCCACGATTCAGTACTATGGGAAAATTATGGGAGATATTGCaagtgtttgtaaaaaaatttatgatgaaactCATAAATTGTTTGAAGCAAATGATCTTTTAAATTTACCTTAA